A region from the Candidatus Methylomirabilota bacterium genome encodes:
- a CDS encoding tetratricopeptide repeat protein: MFVGGGPGDPTMADPEALKRATELWQEGCRYQMAGDLERAIDTYKRSIEVCPTAEAHTYLGWTYSFQGRLEEATAECLRAIEIDPDFGNPYNDIGVYLMQQDRMDEAISWLEKAKRASRYEPRQFPYMNLGRIYLKQGKWWDALREFEGAARMAPQDAEARKALHTLRGRLN; encoded by the coding sequence ATGTTCGTGGGCGGCGGACCGGGTGACCCCACCATGGCGGACCCCGAGGCACTCAAGCGCGCGACCGAGCTCTGGCAGGAGGGTTGCCGCTACCAGATGGCGGGGGATCTCGAGCGGGCGATCGACACCTACAAGCGTTCGATCGAGGTCTGCCCCACCGCCGAGGCCCACACGTACCTCGGCTGGACCTACAGCTTCCAGGGCCGCCTCGAGGAGGCCACGGCCGAGTGCCTCCGGGCGATCGAGATCGACCCGGACTTCGGGAACCCGTACAACGACATCGGCGTCTACCTCATGCAGCAAGACCGGATGGACGAGGCGATCTCCTGGCTCGAGAAGGCCAAGCGGGCCTCCCGCTACGAGCCGCGCCAGTTCCCATACATGAATCTCGGGCGGATCTACCTCAAGCAGGGCAAGTGGTGGGACGCGCTGCGCGAGTTCGAGGGCGCGGCGCGGATGGCCCCCCAGGACGCCGAGGCG